The following proteins come from a genomic window of Astatotilapia calliptera chromosome 11, fAstCal1.2, whole genome shotgun sequence:
- the LOC113032748 gene encoding NACHT, LRR and PYD domains-containing protein 1b allele 5-like isoform X1 has product MLGVKRLEKRQEASRSSEIEGCATMMQHSSNWTKLEPGVNTTDADKAPTYSLQSEAGDFECSVSGLRWVCKEKISFQYHFCSWGGHMERVESRQYMPAGPVIDVAVTAGQLSEMHLPHWVCIDDIPDKFAVLHLDDCGDFVEEVREVTASHVKLNELTYFPKAVVMKMGPPVKISCNVLLYYKPNTPFLKLHVFVIPNDPALQRKVDKQELCYGYEKITKPRPDEYLKMHHGFSLTADTHSAEIQPKKITLRYNGQDSNFYEVYIENPKGCFNLKLQYALSKKYEPVYEPVWTCKLQKDDHPKSGYGEGPRSSRGVTGVTTVDKHCE; this is encoded by the exons ATGTTAGGAGTGAAGAGGCTGGAGAAACG ACAAGAAGCTTCCAGAAGCTCTGAGATCGAGGGTTGTGCAACTATGATG CAGCATTCCAGCAACTGGACTAAACTTGAGCCTGGGGTGAACACTACAGATGCAGACAAGGCTCCAACTTACAG CCTTCAGTCTGAAGCGGGAGACTTTGAATGCAGTGTCTCTGGCTTGCGCTGGGTTTGTAAGGAAAAGATCAGCTTTCAGTACCACTTCTGCTCTTGGGGAGGACACATGGAGAGAGTGGAAAGCAGACAGTACATGCCTGCAGGTCCTGTAATTGATGTTGCAGTCACTGCTGGGCAGTTAAGTGAAATGCACCTGCCACACTGGGTTTGTATAG ATGACATCCCCGACAAGTTTGCAGTCCTGCATCTAGATGACTGCGGAGATTTTGTAGAAGAAGTGCGTGAGGTCACAGCATCACACGTCAAGTTAAACGAGTTAACTTACTTTCCGAAAGCAGTCGTGATGAAGATGGGCCCCCCTGTTAAAATCAGCTGTAACGTGTTGCTATACTACAAACCCAACACCCCATTCCTCAAACTCCACGTCTTTGTGATTCCAAATGATCCTGCTCTACAACGG aaaGTGGACAAGCAAGAATTGTGTTATGGatatgaaaaaattaccaagccacGCCCAGATGAGTACCTCAAAATGCATCATGGTTTCTCCCTCACAGCCGACACCCACTCGGCAGAAATTCAACCAAAG AAAATAACCCTCAGATATAATGGCCAGGACTCCAACTTCTATGAAGTGTACATTGAAAATCCCAAAGGATGCTTCAATCTAAAACTTCAGTATGCTTTGTCCAAAAAATATGAACCGGTGTATGAACCTGTCTGGACCTGTAAACTCCAAAAAG aCGATCATCCAAAGTCTGGTTATGGGGAAG GTCCAAGATCCTCGAGGGGAGTAACCGGTGTCACTACTGTTG ACAAACACTGTGAATAA
- the LOC113032748 gene encoding NACHT, LRR and PYD domains-containing protein 1b allele 5-like isoform X3 — MLGVKRLEKRQEASRSSEIEGCATMMHSSNWTKLEPGVNTTDADKAPTYSLQSEAGDFECSVSGLRWVCKEKISFQYHFCSWGGHMERVESRQYMPAGPVIDVAVTAGQLSEMHLPHWVCIDDIPDKFAVLHLDDCGDFVEEVREVTASHVKLNELTYFPKAVVMKMGPPVKISCNVLLYYKPNTPFLKLHVFVIPNDPALQRKVDKQELCYGYEKITKPRPDEYLKMHHGFSLTADTHSAEIQPKKITLRYNGQDSNFYEVYIENPKGCFNLKLQYALSKKYEPVYEPVWTCKLQKDDHPKSGYGEGPRSSRGVTGVTTVDKHCE, encoded by the exons ATGTTAGGAGTGAAGAGGCTGGAGAAACG ACAAGAAGCTTCCAGAAGCTCTGAGATCGAGGGTTGTGCAACTATGATG CATTCCAGCAACTGGACTAAACTTGAGCCTGGGGTGAACACTACAGATGCAGACAAGGCTCCAACTTACAG CCTTCAGTCTGAAGCGGGAGACTTTGAATGCAGTGTCTCTGGCTTGCGCTGGGTTTGTAAGGAAAAGATCAGCTTTCAGTACCACTTCTGCTCTTGGGGAGGACACATGGAGAGAGTGGAAAGCAGACAGTACATGCCTGCAGGTCCTGTAATTGATGTTGCAGTCACTGCTGGGCAGTTAAGTGAAATGCACCTGCCACACTGGGTTTGTATAG ATGACATCCCCGACAAGTTTGCAGTCCTGCATCTAGATGACTGCGGAGATTTTGTAGAAGAAGTGCGTGAGGTCACAGCATCACACGTCAAGTTAAACGAGTTAACTTACTTTCCGAAAGCAGTCGTGATGAAGATGGGCCCCCCTGTTAAAATCAGCTGTAACGTGTTGCTATACTACAAACCCAACACCCCATTCCTCAAACTCCACGTCTTTGTGATTCCAAATGATCCTGCTCTACAACGG aaaGTGGACAAGCAAGAATTGTGTTATGGatatgaaaaaattaccaagccacGCCCAGATGAGTACCTCAAAATGCATCATGGTTTCTCCCTCACAGCCGACACCCACTCGGCAGAAATTCAACCAAAG AAAATAACCCTCAGATATAATGGCCAGGACTCCAACTTCTATGAAGTGTACATTGAAAATCCCAAAGGATGCTTCAATCTAAAACTTCAGTATGCTTTGTCCAAAAAATATGAACCGGTGTATGAACCTGTCTGGACCTGTAAACTCCAAAAAG aCGATCATCCAAAGTCTGGTTATGGGGAAG GTCCAAGATCCTCGAGGGGAGTAACCGGTGTCACTACTGTTG ACAAACACTGTGAATAA
- the LOC113032748 gene encoding NACHT, LRR and PYD domains-containing protein 1b allele 5-like isoform X4 — MMQHSSNWTKLEPGVNTTDADKAPTYSLQSEAGDFECSVSGLRWVCKEKISFQYHFCSWGGHMERVESRQYMPAGPVIDVAVTAGQLSEMHLPHWVCIDDIPDKFAVLHLDDCGDFVEEVREVTASHVKLNELTYFPKAVVMKMGPPVKISCNVLLYYKPNTPFLKLHVFVIPNDPALQRKVDKQELCYGYEKITKPRPDEYLKMHHGFSLTADTHSAEIQPKKITLRYNGQDSNFYEVYIENPKGCFNLKLQYALSKKYEPVYEPVWTCKLQKDDHPKSGYGEGPRSSRGVTGVTTVDKHCE, encoded by the exons ATGATG CAGCATTCCAGCAACTGGACTAAACTTGAGCCTGGGGTGAACACTACAGATGCAGACAAGGCTCCAACTTACAG CCTTCAGTCTGAAGCGGGAGACTTTGAATGCAGTGTCTCTGGCTTGCGCTGGGTTTGTAAGGAAAAGATCAGCTTTCAGTACCACTTCTGCTCTTGGGGAGGACACATGGAGAGAGTGGAAAGCAGACAGTACATGCCTGCAGGTCCTGTAATTGATGTTGCAGTCACTGCTGGGCAGTTAAGTGAAATGCACCTGCCACACTGGGTTTGTATAG ATGACATCCCCGACAAGTTTGCAGTCCTGCATCTAGATGACTGCGGAGATTTTGTAGAAGAAGTGCGTGAGGTCACAGCATCACACGTCAAGTTAAACGAGTTAACTTACTTTCCGAAAGCAGTCGTGATGAAGATGGGCCCCCCTGTTAAAATCAGCTGTAACGTGTTGCTATACTACAAACCCAACACCCCATTCCTCAAACTCCACGTCTTTGTGATTCCAAATGATCCTGCTCTACAACGG aaaGTGGACAAGCAAGAATTGTGTTATGGatatgaaaaaattaccaagccacGCCCAGATGAGTACCTCAAAATGCATCATGGTTTCTCCCTCACAGCCGACACCCACTCGGCAGAAATTCAACCAAAG AAAATAACCCTCAGATATAATGGCCAGGACTCCAACTTCTATGAAGTGTACATTGAAAATCCCAAAGGATGCTTCAATCTAAAACTTCAGTATGCTTTGTCCAAAAAATATGAACCGGTGTATGAACCTGTCTGGACCTGTAAACTCCAAAAAG aCGATCATCCAAAGTCTGGTTATGGGGAAG GTCCAAGATCCTCGAGGGGAGTAACCGGTGTCACTACTGTTG ACAAACACTGTGAATAA
- the LOC113032293 gene encoding transcription factor HES-7-like — protein MGPSVGRKLLHEAEEATNNRKLIKSQVEKRRRDRMNRSLECLRTMFLQEPQEGSTQHRVEKAEILEHTVLFLQNTAKGDKTTGGRGDQKRSFQDGFSTCLQTAAGFLGPEGKGSELGSALDAAFAARLARSHSQPEGLQSRNFLPHAKFILRVLRQKSKLRLPARASGEKRLIRPYPLPLQQRFPRVPKQPQKQRESEIRAERGAAKQSSAQSSPSSHTLWRPWP, from the exons ATGGGACCATCGGTTGGTAGGAAGCTGTTACATGAGGCGGAGGAAGCAACAAATAATAGAAAG TTAATAAAATCTCAGGTGGAGAAACGTCGGAGGGACAGAATGAACCGCAGTTTGGAGTGTCTGAGGACCATGTTTCTGCAGGAGCCACAAGAA GGGTCCACTCAGCACCGAGTGGAGAAAGCTGAGATACTGGAGCACACAGTCCTCTTCCTCCAGAACACTGCCAAAGGAGACAAGACTACAGGTGGACGTGGGGACCAGAAACGCTCCTTCCAGGACGGTTTCTCCACTTGCCTGCAGACAGCTGCGGGGTTTCTGGGCCCCGAGGGGAAAGGGTCGGAGCTCGGATCGGCGCTGGATGCAGCTTTTGCCGCTCGTTTGGCCCGTTCACACTCACAGCCCGAAGGTCTCCAAAGCAGAAACTTTTTGCCGCACGCAAAGTTTATTCTGCGGGTGCTGAGGCAGAAGTCCAAGCTCAGACTCCCGGCACGTGCCTCAGGGGAGAAACGTTTGATCCGACCTTACCCACTCCCACTCCAACAAAGGTTTCCCAGAGTCCCCAAACAGCCTCAGAAACAAAGAGAGTCCGAGATCAGAGCGGAGAGAGGAGCGGCCAAACAGAGCTCAGCCCAGAGCTCCCCCTCCAGCCACACTTTGTGGAGACCTTGGCCCTGA
- the LOC113032408 gene encoding uncharacterized protein LOC113032408 isoform X2 — protein MEDIGLLPKPTPETPVHRPTVPETFGHHHIPPDHLHVGDASRKSDMDKDGVGKKRSHSMTISEQQMISQFPVHHQAPVGADTTHLNTVAQNGNTNLDKAGAVRKITKAKVADPLKWKQNRQKQLRMEGKSYVSKRKKDGEIVTKHPRAIGPRCTSDACKKATNRLCSEITEETRKKVFNEFWQHMNWAQRKLYVAGQVDRDSVERSRAAELPSRRSVSLRYHLMVDGKRTQVCKNMFLSTLGIGEWSVLNWATEKTESNKSKSEKKPVVTAPPVDSNTAVVTQEHMNATDKDKNRLPEKEGAIRKKSRVAKPLTWKQNRQKQLRMEGKPYTSKRKKDGAAITKAQRSMGPRCTSGACKRASNRFCADFSDETRSGLFTAFWQCMNWTQRKVYVAGLVDCDPVERTRAPWTQSRRSVSMRYHLIADGDKKQVCKKMFLSTLGIGEWSVLNWAQNASQLDDSEENSKKRMQRKSRKASEHIVLKEFLESLPKVSPSCGGTSTSKLCLEPVFSNMSEVYRYYYSHCVDQKTAPLSRQVFCAVFKKMNLRLCDSKKDQCCSFGGTGNLFNELWEEYCLERGAPGQQPERVGDP, from the exons ATGGAGGATATTGGTCTTCTTCCCAAACCCACCCCCGAAACCCCAGTCCACAGACCCACAGTCCCTGAGACTTTTGGGCACCATCACATCCCACCAG ACCACCTGCATGTCGGTGATGCAAGCAGGAAATCTGACATGGACAAAGATGGAGTGGGTAAAAAACGGTCCCACTCAATGACAATATCTGAGCAGCAGATGATCTCCCAATTTCCTGTACATCACCAAGCACCTGTGGGTGCTGACACTA CACATCTTAATACAGTTGCCCAAAATGGAAACACCAATTTGGATAAAGCAGGCGCTGTCAGAAAAATAACCAAAGCCAAAGTTGCAGATCCATTaaagtggaagcaaaacaggcAGAAACAGCTGAGGATGGAGGGAAAATCATATGTAAGCAAACGCAAGAAAGATGGTGAGATTGTAACCAAACACCCAAGAGCCATAGGACCAAGATGCACCTCGGATGCATGCAAAAAAGCGACAAATCGGCTATGTAGTGAAATTACTGAAGAAACAAGGAAGAAGGTGTTCAATGAATTTTGGCAGCACATGAACTGGGCTCAGAGAAAGCTCTATGTAGCAGGACAAGTCGATCGTGACTCTGTGGAAAGATCTCGGGCTGCGGAGTTGCCTTCAAGGAGATCGGTATCACTTCGTTATCATTTGATGGTGGATGGCAAACGGACACAAGTATGTAAGAACATGTTCCTGTCCACGCTTGGGATTGGAGAATGGTCTGTGCTCAACTGGGCAACAGAAAAGACTGAATCAAACAAGAgcaagtcagaaaaaaagccAGTTGTGACTGCCCCTCCTGTAGACAGCAACACTGCAGTAGTTACTCAAg AACACATGAATGCAactgacaaagacaaaaacaggctACCAGAAAAAGAGGGGGCAATCCGAAAGAAATCCAGAGTTGCAAAACCACTAACATGGAAACAAAATCGTCAGAAGCAACTCAGGATGGAGGGAAAACCGTACACcagcaagagaaagaaagatggcGCCGCTATTACTAAAGCTCAAAGGTCAATGGGGCCAAGATGCACATCCGGTGCCTGCAAAAGGGCATCGAACCGCTTTTGTGCTGACTTTAGTGACGAAACGCGGAGTGGGCTGTTCACTGCTTTCTGGCAGTGTATGAACTGGACTCAGAGGAAGGTCTATGTGGCTGGGCTTGTGGACTGTGATCCGGTGGAAAGAACCCGTGCACCGTGGACTCAGTCTAGAAGATCAGTCTCAATGAGATATCATTTGATAGCAGATGGCGATAAAAAACAAGTTTGCAAAAAAATGTTCCTCTCCACTTTGGGGATTGGAGAGTGGTCAGTGCTTAACTGGGCCCAGAATGCCTCCCAGCTAGACGATTCAGAGGAGAACAGTAAGAAGCGAATGCAGAGGAAATCCCGTAAAGCTTCTGAGCATATAGTCCTGAAGGAGTTTCTAGAGAGTTTACCAAAAGTGTCACCTTCCTGTGGTGGAACGTCCACCTCTAAGCTCTGTCTGGAGCCAGTCTTCTCAAACATGTCCGAGGTCTACAGGTACTACTACAGCCACTGCGTGGATCAGAAGACAGCGCCGCTTTCACGCCAGGTTTTCTgtgctgtgtttaaaaaaatgaatttaagatTGTGTGACTCCAAAAAggaccagtgttgttcttttggTGGAACTGGAAACTTGTTTAATGAGCTTTGGGAGGAATACTGCTTGGAAAGAGGAGCTCCAGGGCAACAACCTGAGAGAGTCGGTGACCCGTAG
- the LOC113032408 gene encoding uncharacterized protein LOC113032408 isoform X1, which produces MEATGLRDVFKCITLSIAAMEDIGLLPKPTPETPVHRPTVPETFGHHHIPPDHLHVGDASRKSDMDKDGVGKKRSHSMTISEQQMISQFPVHHQAPVGADTTHLNTVAQNGNTNLDKAGAVRKITKAKVADPLKWKQNRQKQLRMEGKSYVSKRKKDGEIVTKHPRAIGPRCTSDACKKATNRLCSEITEETRKKVFNEFWQHMNWAQRKLYVAGQVDRDSVERSRAAELPSRRSVSLRYHLMVDGKRTQVCKNMFLSTLGIGEWSVLNWATEKTESNKSKSEKKPVVTAPPVDSNTAVVTQEHMNATDKDKNRLPEKEGAIRKKSRVAKPLTWKQNRQKQLRMEGKPYTSKRKKDGAAITKAQRSMGPRCTSGACKRASNRFCADFSDETRSGLFTAFWQCMNWTQRKVYVAGLVDCDPVERTRAPWTQSRRSVSMRYHLIADGDKKQVCKKMFLSTLGIGEWSVLNWAQNASQLDDSEENSKKRMQRKSRKASEHIVLKEFLESLPKVSPSCGGTSTSKLCLEPVFSNMSEVYRYYYSHCVDQKTAPLSRQVFCAVFKKMNLRLCDSKKDQCCSFGGTGNLFNELWEEYCLERGAPGQQPERVGDP; this is translated from the exons ATGGAAGCGACGGGTTTACGAgacgttttcaaatgtataacgCTGT ctATTGCAGCAATGGAGGATATTGGTCTTCTTCCCAAACCCACCCCCGAAACCCCAGTCCACAGACCCACAGTCCCTGAGACTTTTGGGCACCATCACATCCCACCAG ACCACCTGCATGTCGGTGATGCAAGCAGGAAATCTGACATGGACAAAGATGGAGTGGGTAAAAAACGGTCCCACTCAATGACAATATCTGAGCAGCAGATGATCTCCCAATTTCCTGTACATCACCAAGCACCTGTGGGTGCTGACACTA CACATCTTAATACAGTTGCCCAAAATGGAAACACCAATTTGGATAAAGCAGGCGCTGTCAGAAAAATAACCAAAGCCAAAGTTGCAGATCCATTaaagtggaagcaaaacaggcAGAAACAGCTGAGGATGGAGGGAAAATCATATGTAAGCAAACGCAAGAAAGATGGTGAGATTGTAACCAAACACCCAAGAGCCATAGGACCAAGATGCACCTCGGATGCATGCAAAAAAGCGACAAATCGGCTATGTAGTGAAATTACTGAAGAAACAAGGAAGAAGGTGTTCAATGAATTTTGGCAGCACATGAACTGGGCTCAGAGAAAGCTCTATGTAGCAGGACAAGTCGATCGTGACTCTGTGGAAAGATCTCGGGCTGCGGAGTTGCCTTCAAGGAGATCGGTATCACTTCGTTATCATTTGATGGTGGATGGCAAACGGACACAAGTATGTAAGAACATGTTCCTGTCCACGCTTGGGATTGGAGAATGGTCTGTGCTCAACTGGGCAACAGAAAAGACTGAATCAAACAAGAgcaagtcagaaaaaaagccAGTTGTGACTGCCCCTCCTGTAGACAGCAACACTGCAGTAGTTACTCAAg AACACATGAATGCAactgacaaagacaaaaacaggctACCAGAAAAAGAGGGGGCAATCCGAAAGAAATCCAGAGTTGCAAAACCACTAACATGGAAACAAAATCGTCAGAAGCAACTCAGGATGGAGGGAAAACCGTACACcagcaagagaaagaaagatggcGCCGCTATTACTAAAGCTCAAAGGTCAATGGGGCCAAGATGCACATCCGGTGCCTGCAAAAGGGCATCGAACCGCTTTTGTGCTGACTTTAGTGACGAAACGCGGAGTGGGCTGTTCACTGCTTTCTGGCAGTGTATGAACTGGACTCAGAGGAAGGTCTATGTGGCTGGGCTTGTGGACTGTGATCCGGTGGAAAGAACCCGTGCACCGTGGACTCAGTCTAGAAGATCAGTCTCAATGAGATATCATTTGATAGCAGATGGCGATAAAAAACAAGTTTGCAAAAAAATGTTCCTCTCCACTTTGGGGATTGGAGAGTGGTCAGTGCTTAACTGGGCCCAGAATGCCTCCCAGCTAGACGATTCAGAGGAGAACAGTAAGAAGCGAATGCAGAGGAAATCCCGTAAAGCTTCTGAGCATATAGTCCTGAAGGAGTTTCTAGAGAGTTTACCAAAAGTGTCACCTTCCTGTGGTGGAACGTCCACCTCTAAGCTCTGTCTGGAGCCAGTCTTCTCAAACATGTCCGAGGTCTACAGGTACTACTACAGCCACTGCGTGGATCAGAAGACAGCGCCGCTTTCACGCCAGGTTTTCTgtgctgtgtttaaaaaaatgaatttaagatTGTGTGACTCCAAAAAggaccagtgttgttcttttggTGGAACTGGAAACTTGTTTAATGAGCTTTGGGAGGAATACTGCTTGGAAAGAGGAGCTCCAGGGCAACAACCTGAGAGAGTCGGTGACCCGTAG
- the notchl gene encoding neurogenic locus notch homolog protein 1 → MIALRTFVLLALSLTCQAASGDPWGHCPVNRKCKEKFADGTCNRECTDPECLRDGFDCLKDRVPCNPGHIHYCRDHFANSLCDQGCDSAACGWDSSECFKHQSPVWAKGTLILHTRFPHQRGASFNSSVLWALSVLLLSPLKLRDSVPLATTRNLFDFNAQELANMLAQASPADSDGSLLFLQVDNRPCSRSPSTCFPYATEAANFLRAVKELKPTSFPNLSELDAVISIRGVREEIGSREEEKEVEEPTPAWLWAVVAIAIGLLLLLPLVVILVVRRVRQQRAKRNSTDRVQHRSKVTDSDSKAKAWIQHATHQEQRVRTSREKDKVSLKKKKKAKEAEKKRRREPLGEDAMRMRPLKRDQDIGSDTDFTQSSMEDLSVRCSRRQDDASICDHRTQEQKHYRAGAAQPRRAIQSPPRGWERNAMPPPLLSPPQQSAEWCGPDGSVVLIRAVRSGLDRVVLELLRAGVPVNNTDHTGRSALHWACSVNHLSLARTLIRYGAAVDLQDNKGETALFLSALHGCYDTARLLLLHGANLELHDRRGRRPIDVAREGMRHQVLELLLAHEIQRGPIPVDTGSDMMWEERTLMYSPWVGSQGLPGRSASFSGIIGHRDMTPPVQNDWSMGRVQYPPPQNWRPQLNQSATALVPPRVMGRSPRPISTLQEVTSEDEDRDRHQEVPRAATPHFLSPQPAPRQRSFSCTQHALQRRSSAHHPEPNYLIVSDRAPNEPVERVVVSPPTDTATPPEHQPAANGDSVIRVEQAALSSTNSEQKSRSERLNNMSDSTQTAL, encoded by the exons ATGATAGCTCTGAGGACGTTTGTTCTTCTGGCACTGAGCTTGACATGTCAAG CTGCATCTGGTGATCCATGGGGCCACTGCCCAGTGAACCGAAAATGTAAGGAAAAGTTCGCAGATGGGACGTGTAACAGAGAGTGTACGGACCCTGAGTGTCTCAGAGACGGCTTTGACTGCCTGAAGGACAGGGTTCCCTGCaa CCCGGGCCACATTCACTACTGCCGTGATCATTTTGCCAACTCCCTCTGTGATCAGGGATGTGATAGCGCGGCCTGTGGATGGGACAGCAGCGAATGCTTCAAACACCAGAGCCCCGTGTGGGCTAAAGGCACCCTGATCCTACACACTCGATTCCCACATCAACGTGGCGCCTCGTTCAACAGCTCCGTGCTCTGGGCACTCAGCGTCCTCCTCCTGTCACCGCTCAAGCTGAGAGACTCCGTGCCCCTCGCCACCACCAGGAATTTGTTCGACTTTAATGCTCAGGAGCTTGCTAACATGCTGGCGCAGGCGTCACCAGCAGACTCAGATGG ctccctccttttcctccaagTGGACAACAGGCCATGCTCCCGTTCACCCTCTACCTGTTTCCCTTATGCAACTGAGGCCGCAAATTTCCTGCGTGCTGTAAAGGAACTAAAACCTACCTCTTTCCCCAACCTCTCAGAGCTGGATGCCGTCATCAGCATTAGAGGTGTCCGAGAGGAAATaggaagcagagaggaggaaaaggaagTTGAAG agCCGACTCCCGCATGGCTTTGGGCCGTAGTTGCCATAGCTATTgggcttctgctgctgctgcccctCGTGGTAATCCTGGTAGTGAGGAGGGTGAGGCAGCAGCGGGCAAAGAGGAACAGTACTGACAGGGTGCAGCACCGGTCTAAAGTCACCGACAGTGACAGCAAAGCCAAGGCCTGGATACAGCATGCTACACACCAAGAACAACGGGTCAGAACCAGCAGAGAGAAAGATAAGGTCAgcttgaagaaaaagaaaaaggccaaggaagcagaaaaaaagagaaggagggAACCGCTAGGGGAGGATGCCATGCGAATGCG GCCTCTTAAGAGGGACCAGGATATAGGAAGTGACACAGACTTTACTCAGAGTTCAATGGAGGACCtcagtgtgagatgctccagacgTCAGGACGATGCCTCCATCTGTGACCACAGGACCCAGGAGCAGAAACACTACCGTGCTGGAGCCGCTCAGCCCCGCAGAGCTATACAGT CTCCACCTAGAGGTTGGGAGAGGAATGCCATGCCTCCTCCTCTGCTCAGTCCTCCTCAGCAG TCTGCAGAGTGGTGTGGCCCAGATGGGTCTGTGGTTCTGATCCGAGCAGTGCGTAGTGGGCTGGACAGAGTGGTCTTGGAGCTTCTGCGAGCAGGAGTGCCAGTCAACAATACAGATCATACTG GGAGATCAGCCCTGCACTGGGCATGCTCAGTAAACCACCTCTCACTAGCAAGGACCCTCATTCGCTACGGTGCTGCTGTGGACCTACAAGACAATAAG GGAGAAACAGCACTCTTCCTCTCTGCCCTCCATGGCTGCTATGACACTGCcagacttcttcttcttcatggtGCCAATCTTGAGCTGCACGACCGGAGGGGACGCCGGCCAATTGACGTGGCCAGAGAGGGAATGCGTCACCAAGTGCTGGAACTCCTGTTGGCTCATGAGATCCAGAGAGGACCCATCCCTGTGGACACGGGAAGCGACATGATGTGGGAGGAGCGCACTCTGATGTACTCACCGTGGGTGGGCTCACAAGGCCTGCCTGGAAGAAGTGCCTCCTTCTCTGGTATCATAGGGCATCGGGATATGACCCCACCAGTACAAAA TGATTGGTCCATGGGCCGAGTGCAGTACCCTCCTCCTCAGAACTGGCGACCCCAGCTCAACCAGTCAGCAACAGCTCTCGTTCCTCCACGGGTCATGGGCCGCTCCCCTCGGCCAATCAGCACCTTACAAGAGGTAACATCAGAAGACGAGGACCGTGACAGGCATCAGGAAGTCCCCAGAGCCGCCACGCCTCACTTCCTGTCCCCCCAGCCTGCCCCTCGGCAGCGTTCCTTTTCCTGCACCCAGCATGCACTGCAGCGCCGCTCTAGCGCCCACCATCCAGAACCCAATTACCTTATAGTGTCAGACAGAGCACCCAATGAGCCCGTAGAGAGAGTAGTTGTTTCCCCTCCCACCGATACTGCTACCCCACCAGAACACCAGCCGGCTGCAAACGGAGACAGTGTTATTAGAGTAGAGCAAGCAGCACTGAGTTCAACAAACTCGGAGCAGAAGTCCAGAAGTGAGAGGTTAAACAACATGAGTGACTCCACACAAACAGCCCTGTAG
- the LOC113032748 gene encoding NACHT, LRR and PYD domains-containing protein 1b allele 5-like isoform X2 produces the protein MLKTHKLFSIQEASRSSEIEGCATMMQHSSNWTKLEPGVNTTDADKAPTYSLQSEAGDFECSVSGLRWVCKEKISFQYHFCSWGGHMERVESRQYMPAGPVIDVAVTAGQLSEMHLPHWVCIDDIPDKFAVLHLDDCGDFVEEVREVTASHVKLNELTYFPKAVVMKMGPPVKISCNVLLYYKPNTPFLKLHVFVIPNDPALQRKVDKQELCYGYEKITKPRPDEYLKMHHGFSLTADTHSAEIQPKKITLRYNGQDSNFYEVYIENPKGCFNLKLQYALSKKYEPVYEPVWTCKLQKDDHPKSGYGEGPRSSRGVTGVTTVDKHCE, from the exons atgttaaaaacacataaacttTTTTCCAT ACAAGAAGCTTCCAGAAGCTCTGAGATCGAGGGTTGTGCAACTATGATG CAGCATTCCAGCAACTGGACTAAACTTGAGCCTGGGGTGAACACTACAGATGCAGACAAGGCTCCAACTTACAG CCTTCAGTCTGAAGCGGGAGACTTTGAATGCAGTGTCTCTGGCTTGCGCTGGGTTTGTAAGGAAAAGATCAGCTTTCAGTACCACTTCTGCTCTTGGGGAGGACACATGGAGAGAGTGGAAAGCAGACAGTACATGCCTGCAGGTCCTGTAATTGATGTTGCAGTCACTGCTGGGCAGTTAAGTGAAATGCACCTGCCACACTGGGTTTGTATAG ATGACATCCCCGACAAGTTTGCAGTCCTGCATCTAGATGACTGCGGAGATTTTGTAGAAGAAGTGCGTGAGGTCACAGCATCACACGTCAAGTTAAACGAGTTAACTTACTTTCCGAAAGCAGTCGTGATGAAGATGGGCCCCCCTGTTAAAATCAGCTGTAACGTGTTGCTATACTACAAACCCAACACCCCATTCCTCAAACTCCACGTCTTTGTGATTCCAAATGATCCTGCTCTACAACGG aaaGTGGACAAGCAAGAATTGTGTTATGGatatgaaaaaattaccaagccacGCCCAGATGAGTACCTCAAAATGCATCATGGTTTCTCCCTCACAGCCGACACCCACTCGGCAGAAATTCAACCAAAG AAAATAACCCTCAGATATAATGGCCAGGACTCCAACTTCTATGAAGTGTACATTGAAAATCCCAAAGGATGCTTCAATCTAAAACTTCAGTATGCTTTGTCCAAAAAATATGAACCGGTGTATGAACCTGTCTGGACCTGTAAACTCCAAAAAG aCGATCATCCAAAGTCTGGTTATGGGGAAG GTCCAAGATCCTCGAGGGGAGTAACCGGTGTCACTACTGTTG ACAAACACTGTGAATAA